From a single Limisphaera ngatamarikiensis genomic region:
- a CDS encoding formyltetrahydrofolate deformylase — MKRFATVTVIGRDKTGVIARITNFLFHQGANIEALEEQVTRGQFSMTLQASWPEKKLNETAVRQGLAELARELEMEITLRFTEPHRTQRMAIMVTREPHCLEAILKAWKTRKLRRADPVVVVGNRPELEPLARSHGLPFVHIPWDDRNRAEQEALRVLDEHQTDFVVLARFMKILSPNFVWRYKNKIINIHPSLLPSFPGPQAYRQAYERGVKIVGVSAHFVTMHLDEGPIIAQSAFPVKPGMTLQQIIEEGRKHEARTLLRAIQLYLTKRLDVYWGIVKEV; from the coding sequence ATGAAACGCTTTGCCACCGTGACGGTCATCGGCCGGGACAAAACCGGAGTGATCGCCCGGATCACCAACTTCCTCTTTCACCAAGGGGCCAACATTGAGGCACTGGAGGAACAGGTGACCCGCGGACAGTTCAGCATGACCCTCCAGGCATCGTGGCCGGAAAAGAAGCTCAACGAAACGGCGGTACGCCAAGGCCTCGCCGAACTGGCGCGCGAGCTGGAAATGGAGATCACGCTGCGGTTTACCGAACCCCACCGGACCCAGCGCATGGCCATCATGGTAACCCGCGAACCCCACTGCCTGGAGGCGATCCTCAAGGCTTGGAAAACGCGAAAACTTCGCAGGGCCGATCCCGTCGTGGTGGTGGGCAACCGGCCGGAGCTTGAACCCCTGGCCCGATCCCACGGGCTGCCCTTCGTTCACATCCCGTGGGACGACCGCAACCGCGCCGAGCAGGAGGCACTGCGCGTGCTCGACGAACATCAAACCGACTTTGTGGTGCTGGCGCGGTTTATGAAGATCCTCTCGCCCAACTTCGTCTGGCGCTACAAAAACAAGATCATCAACATCCATCCTTCACTCCTGCCCAGTTTCCCCGGCCCGCAAGCCTATCGCCAGGCCTACGAGCGCGGCGTCAAAATCGTCGGGGTCTCGGCCCATTTCGTGACCATGCACCTCGACGAGGGTCCCATCATCGCCCAGAGCGCGTTCCCGGTAAAACCGGGCATGACCCTTCAGCAGATCATCGAGGAGGGACGCAAACACGAAGCCCGCACGTTGCTCCGCGCCATCCAGCTCTATCTCACCAAGCGCCTTGACGTCTATTGGGGCATCGTCAAGGAGGTGTGA
- the rho gene encoding transcription termination factor Rho: protein MSNNNSGNTPSYGSGYLEISEKGFGFLRSPQNHFQPKPTDIFVTPDTIKRHFLREGCLVAGPLQPPHRGSNPQLKAVEKVNDLPFSEYLKLVRFENLTTIDPIEKFKLETTPDMIETRVIDLVTPIGKGTRGLIVAPPRSGKTTILKQIANAITTNHPEVYVVVLLIDERPEEVTDFQRSVKAEVVASSNDQDLETHVRLSRFMIERCRRMVECGKDVFVLLDSLTRVARAYNSVHGGSGRTMTGGVDARALEVPRKMFASARKIEGGGSLTIIATALVETGSRMDELIFQEFKGTGNMELVLDRKLADRRIFPAIDIPRSGTRKEEKLFPKHQIEAVRKLRRMMVDLNPVEAMETLIAALRKHKTNDELLAKLL from the coding sequence ATGAGCAACAACAACAGTGGGAACACACCCAGTTACGGCTCCGGCTATCTGGAAATCTCGGAGAAGGGTTTCGGGTTCCTGCGCTCGCCGCAGAACCATTTCCAACCCAAGCCCACCGACATCTTTGTGACGCCGGACACCATCAAGCGCCACTTCCTCCGCGAAGGATGTCTGGTGGCCGGGCCGTTGCAGCCGCCTCATCGCGGCAGCAATCCCCAGCTGAAGGCGGTCGAGAAGGTCAACGACCTGCCCTTCTCCGAATACCTGAAGCTGGTCCGGTTCGAAAACCTCACCACCATCGATCCCATCGAGAAATTCAAGCTGGAGACGACGCCCGACATGATCGAGACGCGCGTCATTGATCTGGTGACGCCCATTGGCAAGGGTACCCGCGGTCTCATCGTGGCCCCGCCGCGCAGCGGCAAGACCACCATCCTCAAACAGATCGCCAACGCCATCACCACCAATCATCCGGAGGTTTACGTGGTGGTCCTGCTGATTGACGAGCGCCCCGAGGAGGTGACCGACTTCCAGCGCTCGGTCAAGGCCGAGGTGGTCGCCTCCTCCAACGATCAGGACCTCGAAACCCACGTGCGCCTGTCCCGGTTCATGATCGAGCGTTGCCGCCGCATGGTGGAATGTGGCAAGGACGTGTTCGTGCTGCTCGATTCCCTGACCCGTGTGGCCCGCGCTTACAACAGTGTCCATGGCGGCAGCGGCCGGACCATGACCGGCGGCGTGGATGCACGCGCCCTGGAAGTCCCCCGCAAAATGTTCGCTTCCGCCCGCAAGATCGAGGGCGGCGGATCCCTCACCATCATCGCCACCGCCCTGGTTGAAACCGGCTCCCGCATGGACGAACTGATTTTCCAGGAATTCAAGGGCACCGGTAACATGGAGCTGGTCCTGGATCGGAAACTGGCGGACCGCCGGATTTTCCCGGCCATCGACATCCCCCGGAGCGGCACTCGAAAAGAGGAAAAGCTCTTCCCCAAACACCAGATCGAAGCCGTGCGCAAGCTGCGCCGCATGATGGTGGACCTCAACCCCGTGGAGGCCATGGAAACCCTCATCGCAGCCCTGCGCAAACACAAAACCAACGACGAACTGCTGGCCAAACTTCTCTGA
- the purN gene encoding phosphoribosylglycinamide formyltransferase, translating to MSEARLGVLGSGTGTNFVAIAEACAAGRIPARVALVLSDVPDAGILARARERGIPARYIPPGPFRTKLDEAAERAYVSALQEAGVQWVVLAGFMRVLKSVFLRAFEGRIVNIHPSLLPSFPGLAAWRQAWEYGVKVTGCTVHFVDAGVDSGPIIGQQAVPVHDDDTPETLLQRIHQAEYELYPRCLAALVRGELEVQGRRVLWRRPAKEPPGHG from the coding sequence ATGTCTGAAGCGCGGCTTGGAGTGTTGGGTTCGGGGACCGGGACCAATTTTGTCGCCATCGCCGAGGCGTGTGCGGCGGGGCGGATTCCGGCCCGTGTGGCCCTGGTGTTGAGCGATGTGCCGGACGCCGGCATCCTGGCGCGGGCACGCGAGCGTGGAATCCCAGCACGGTATATTCCGCCGGGGCCGTTTCGGACGAAGCTGGATGAGGCGGCCGAGCGCGCGTACGTGAGCGCCCTGCAGGAGGCCGGTGTTCAGTGGGTGGTGCTGGCCGGGTTCATGCGGGTCCTGAAATCGGTGTTCCTCCGGGCTTTCGAAGGCCGTATCGTCAACATTCATCCATCGCTGTTGCCGTCGTTCCCCGGCCTGGCTGCCTGGCGTCAGGCATGGGAATACGGGGTCAAGGTTACCGGGTGCACGGTTCATTTTGTGGATGCGGGAGTGGATTCCGGGCCGATCATCGGGCAGCAGGCCGTGCCGGTGCACGATGACGACACGCCGGAAACGCTGCTGCAGCGCATCCATCAGGCCGAGTACGAACTTTACCCGCGTTGTCTGGCTGCCTTGGTCCGGGGCGAACTCGAAGTGCAGGGGCGCCGCGTTTTGTGGCGTCGGCCGGCCAAGGAACCACCCGGTCATGGCTGA
- a CDS encoding ABC transporter ATP-binding protein has translation MPIVEVRSLTKTFRVHKKEPGFWGAIRGLFRRRYETVEAVRNISFDIEPGEFVGFLGPNGAGKTTTLKMLAGLLYPTSGTARVLGYVPWERPDGYRRQFALLLGQKNQLWWDLPARESFALNAAIYGLERRVWERRVRELAERLGVQDKLDVVVRELSLGERMKLELVAVLLHQPRVLFLDEPTLGLDVVSQKTVRDFLREYNRTAGTTLLLTSHDMADIEELCARVIIIDHGSIIFDGPLAEVVERYADFKWLTIRCDPDGPLPAPADLTPWGEPVEIGPALVRLRVRRDQVIPACKALLDRLPVRDLDIREVPVEEVIRNLFTRRTPSPPPPTA, from the coding sequence ATGCCGATCGTCGAGGTGCGGTCGTTGACCAAGACGTTCCGGGTCCACAAGAAAGAACCCGGCTTCTGGGGAGCCATCCGGGGTTTGTTTCGGCGCCGGTACGAAACCGTCGAAGCCGTTCGCAACATTTCGTTCGACATCGAACCCGGCGAATTCGTCGGGTTTCTGGGCCCCAACGGCGCCGGCAAAACCACCACGCTGAAGATGCTTGCCGGGCTCCTGTACCCCACCTCCGGGACCGCGCGCGTGCTCGGTTATGTCCCGTGGGAACGGCCCGACGGGTATCGGCGCCAGTTTGCCCTGCTGCTCGGGCAAAAGAACCAGCTGTGGTGGGATCTGCCCGCCCGGGAATCCTTTGCCCTCAATGCGGCGATCTACGGCCTGGAACGACGCGTATGGGAACGGCGCGTCCGGGAACTGGCCGAGCGCCTGGGCGTCCAGGACAAACTCGACGTCGTGGTCCGGGAACTTTCGCTGGGCGAACGCATGAAGCTGGAGCTGGTTGCCGTGCTCCTGCATCAGCCGCGCGTCCTTTTCCTGGATGAACCGACCCTGGGACTGGACGTGGTGTCGCAAAAGACCGTGCGCGATTTCCTCCGCGAATACAATCGCACCGCCGGCACCACCCTCCTGCTCACCAGCCACGACATGGCGGACATCGAGGAATTGTGCGCCCGCGTGATCATCATCGATCACGGATCCATCATCTTTGACGGGCCGCTGGCGGAGGTGGTGGAGCGCTACGCGGACTTCAAATGGCTGACCATCCGCTGCGATCCGGACGGCCCGTTGCCGGCGCCGGCCGACCTGACCCCGTGGGGTGAACCGGTCGAAATCGGGCCCGCACTGGTCCGACTCCGCGTCCGCCGCGACCAGGTCATTCCCGCCTGCAAGGCCCTGCTGGACCGCCTGCCCGTACGCGACCTCGACATCCGCGAGGTCCCTGTGGAAGAGGTGATTCGAAATCTGTTCACCCGACGCACCCCCTCCCCACCGCCACCGACGGCCTGA
- a CDS encoding right-handed parallel beta-helix repeat-containing protein, translating to MPWLLVCVPAGLSGAELHVGPGFAWDDPAAAVAAARPGDVVVVHPRPGNAPYRGVALRVRQPGLVLRGVAGPGLHIPLSGADARLSGEGPHPRAVVQFDPGADGALLEGFCLQDARNSDGNAAGVRVTGAREVVIRDCVIRDNDMGIMSDGGGVSDGARGLRIERCVITGNGSERNAGYSHNLYLGGEEAVVIGCRISHARTGHNLKSRAHRTLVLGCGLFEAAERELDLVDAAGWTTREGSDAWIAGCVIVKARNTAGNRGVIHFGRDGGHDRTGQLRLVYCTIVTPYAAPVVLLSSPGASAWLEGNVFGDAGAFVGARRLGMAQGGALEGALRGRNNWVAADYAALLPPGLSGTCTGGPGQTHAWRDPDRWDYRPARPVPGITDSGDECAGALAVVDGLHLVEFVPPVGWRLRPCDGRLDLGAFEMSIEP from the coding sequence TTGCCGTGGCTTCTCGTGTGTGTGCCCGCCGGCCTGTCCGGTGCGGAACTGCACGTGGGGCCGGGGTTTGCATGGGACGACCCGGCAGCCGCTGTGGCTGCGGCACGCCCAGGGGACGTTGTGGTCGTTCATCCCCGGCCCGGCAACGCGCCCTATCGGGGGGTGGCTTTGCGGGTGCGGCAGCCCGGGCTGGTACTGCGGGGTGTTGCCGGACCCGGACTTCACATCCCTCTGAGCGGCGCGGATGCGCGTTTGTCCGGGGAAGGTCCGCACCCGCGGGCGGTTGTGCAGTTTGATCCCGGCGCAGATGGCGCCCTGTTGGAGGGTTTTTGTTTGCAAGACGCCCGAAATTCGGATGGCAACGCGGCGGGTGTCCGGGTCACGGGGGCGCGCGAGGTGGTCATTCGAGATTGTGTGATCCGGGACAACGACATGGGAATCATGTCCGACGGGGGCGGGGTGTCGGATGGGGCCCGCGGCCTGCGCATCGAACGCTGCGTCATCACCGGCAACGGGAGTGAGCGGAACGCAGGTTACTCGCACAATCTGTACCTGGGCGGGGAGGAGGCCGTGGTGATCGGATGTCGGATCAGTCACGCGCGGACCGGGCACAATCTGAAAAGCCGGGCGCACCGGACACTGGTTCTGGGATGCGGGTTGTTTGAGGCTGCGGAGCGGGAGCTGGATCTGGTGGACGCAGCCGGGTGGACCACCCGGGAGGGCAGCGATGCATGGATTGCCGGGTGCGTGATCGTCAAGGCCCGGAACACCGCCGGTAACCGTGGTGTCATTCATTTTGGCCGGGACGGAGGCCACGATCGGACCGGCCAGTTGCGATTGGTTTACTGCACGATTGTCACTCCTTATGCCGCGCCGGTGGTGCTGCTTTCTTCGCCGGGTGCGTCCGCGTGGCTGGAGGGGAACGTGTTTGGTGATGCCGGTGCGTTTGTGGGGGCGAGGCGTCTGGGAATGGCCCAGGGCGGTGCACTTGAGGGTGCGTTGCGGGGCCGGAACAACTGGGTGGCTGCTGATTATGCCGCGCTGTTGCCCCCGGGTTTGAGCGGCACCTGCACGGGCGGGCCGGGACAGACCCATGCGTGGCGGGATCCGGATCGGTGGGATTACCGGCCGGCGCGGCCGGTGCCCGGAATTACGGACAGCGGGGACGAATGTGCAGGGGCCCTGGCTGTGGTGGACGGGTTGCATTTGGTGGAGTTTGTCCCGCCGGTGGGCTGGCGCCTCAGGCCATGCGACGGGCGGCTCGATCTGGGCGCCTTCGAAATGTCCATCGAACCTTGA
- a CDS encoding ATP-binding protein, with product MGAWIWDSRCEDKQTCRFWRALDIPDGAVVTRARLRITADNGYRLFLDGREVGRGSDWRSLTEYDLTWLLRPGRHVLAVEAFNDRLEAGVLAGLRMTFLDGGEVEVGTDTNWWVVPRDERGWERRRRPGPDWRPAVVVGAFGSAPWTTRPLAVVQVPALRPLTLPFWKQGWFQAGLLAVCLAAVGVSLRLMARLAWHRHAEDLLHRERMRIARDVHDELGAGLTQLVLLAEVTRREAETGGPVRESLQQLCSRARALAAALDEVVWAINSRRDTLQDFVNHTCKYAGAFLAGAGMRCRLDIAPNLPALSFALPTRRNLFLAVKEALNNAVKYSGAAEVHLSIRWTSEQVEVRIADEGRGFDPATVPADRNGLVNLRQRMQEVAGSCEVISAPGRGCTVVLRVPLQPSRARLRGFPGCRRRGQAAVAPEGPTRAGSVATVRNSVSSNPSGAT from the coding sequence GTGGGTGCGTGGATTTGGGATTCGCGGTGCGAGGACAAACAGACCTGCAGGTTTTGGCGGGCTTTGGACATTCCCGACGGTGCTGTGGTGACGCGGGCCCGACTGCGGATCACGGCCGACAACGGCTATCGACTGTTTTTGGATGGCCGGGAAGTGGGGCGGGGCAGCGATTGGCGAAGCCTGACCGAGTATGATTTGACCTGGCTGTTGCGACCGGGCCGGCACGTTCTGGCCGTGGAGGCATTCAACGACCGGCTGGAGGCCGGGGTGCTGGCGGGGCTGCGCATGACCTTTCTGGACGGAGGGGAAGTGGAGGTTGGCACCGACACCAACTGGTGGGTTGTACCGCGCGACGAACGTGGTTGGGAACGGCGGCGCCGGCCGGGGCCGGACTGGCGGCCGGCCGTGGTGGTGGGTGCGTTTGGGTCGGCACCATGGACCACGCGGCCGCTGGCAGTGGTACAGGTGCCGGCGTTGCGGCCGTTGACTCTGCCGTTTTGGAAGCAGGGCTGGTTTCAGGCGGGGTTGTTGGCGGTGTGCCTGGCAGCCGTGGGCGTGAGCCTCCGCCTGATGGCCCGGCTGGCATGGCACCGGCACGCGGAGGATTTGCTGCACCGGGAACGGATGCGGATAGCCCGGGACGTTCACGACGAACTGGGCGCCGGGCTGACCCAACTCGTGTTGTTGGCGGAGGTTACGCGCAGGGAGGCCGAGACGGGCGGGCCCGTGCGGGAATCGCTCCAACAACTGTGCAGTCGGGCGCGGGCCCTGGCGGCTGCCCTCGACGAGGTGGTCTGGGCCATCAACTCTCGTCGCGACACCCTTCAGGACTTTGTGAATCACACGTGCAAGTATGCCGGGGCGTTCCTGGCAGGGGCGGGAATGCGATGTCGGTTGGACATTGCTCCGAATCTGCCGGCGCTGTCGTTTGCGCTGCCGACCCGGCGCAACCTCTTTCTGGCCGTCAAGGAGGCGTTGAACAACGCCGTGAAATACAGCGGCGCGGCGGAGGTGCATTTGTCCATCCGCTGGACTTCCGAGCAGGTGGAAGTGCGCATTGCCGATGAGGGAAGGGGTTTCGATCCGGCGACGGTGCCGGCCGATCGCAACGGTTTGGTGAACCTCAGACAGCGCATGCAGGAGGTGGCCGGGTCCTGTGAGGTGATTTCGGCGCCCGGCCGCGGTTGTACGGTGGTCTTGCGGGTGCCCCTGCAGCCTTCGCGGGCACGGCTCCGGGGGTTTCCCGGATGTCGGCGCCGCGGGCAGGCCGCGGTTGCGCCGGAGGGTCCAACCCGGGCCGGCTCCGTGGCGACCGTGCGGAATTCGGTCAGTTCGAACCCTTCAGGAGCGACGTGA
- a CDS encoding response regulator: MTGGDRAVRRLRVALVEDQREVRESWARLVGSFPDFECVAACATGEEALRVLPERRPDVVLMDIFLPRMSGIECTARLRAVLPETKIVILTASDDDEMVFLALEAGADGYLLKRTEPETLRSALWDVMHGGAPMSSTIARMVVESFRQKGRGAADVVRLSAREEEVLMWLARGFSNKEIADHLNVSTETVRSHLKHIYEKLHVRSRAEAVARYMTARMPRGGS; the protein is encoded by the coding sequence ATGACGGGCGGCGATCGTGCGGTTCGGCGTCTCCGGGTGGCCCTCGTGGAGGATCAACGCGAGGTACGGGAGAGTTGGGCCCGGCTGGTGGGGTCGTTTCCCGATTTTGAGTGCGTGGCCGCGTGTGCCACGGGGGAAGAGGCCCTTCGCGTCTTGCCGGAGCGGCGGCCGGATGTGGTCCTGATGGACATCTTTCTACCGCGGATGTCGGGGATTGAATGCACCGCCCGGCTGCGGGCCGTGTTGCCGGAGACCAAGATCGTGATTCTGACCGCCTCGGACGATGACGAAATGGTGTTTCTGGCGTTGGAAGCCGGGGCGGACGGATACCTGCTGAAGCGCACAGAGCCGGAGACATTGCGATCGGCGCTGTGGGACGTCATGCACGGAGGTGCTCCGATGTCCAGCACCATTGCGCGCATGGTGGTGGAGTCGTTCCGCCAGAAGGGGCGGGGTGCTGCGGACGTGGTGCGGCTGAGTGCGCGCGAGGAGGAGGTTCTGATGTGGCTTGCGCGGGGATTCAGCAACAAGGAGATTGCCGATCACCTGAACGTGAGCACCGAAACGGTGCGGAGCCATCTCAAGCACATCTATGAGAAGCTGCATGTGCGTTCCCGTGCGGAGGCGGTGGCGAGGTACATGACGGCGCGCATGCCACGCGGCGGGTCCTGA
- the eboE gene encoding metabolite traffic protein EboE, translated as MKLMHGLHLAHCSNLYRRDSWAETLGRLEQYWLPIRARVCPDRPMGISLRLSGRAARELSHPDQMRAFRKWLDRHGAYVFSIHSFPCGHFRDRLAPPRVFVPDWTSPERTAFTNLLCDLLVQLLPPDVEGTISTLPGGVKSAFYAPEELALIRTHLWQCIEHLDRTRERTGRMIRLALEPTPHCLLETSGEILEFFHTFRCEHMNDSRLIEFLTVAYDAAHFAVEFEDPIAVLACFREAHIKLGKIQFGVVPRICPCPEICQFLEPLQETEYQHHVVAWMPDGQRIIFRNLAEAKRAARESLPAVECRLHLHAPLHTPDGEWFLLTQDHVETLMDQVATDPGLCRHLEIEIQTWDILPAEERTVAVPDQIAADYEWLLARLQQRGLRPAP; from the coding sequence ATGAAACTGATGCACGGCCTGCACCTGGCCCACTGCAGCAACCTTTACCGCAGGGATTCGTGGGCCGAAACATTGGGCCGGCTGGAACAGTACTGGCTGCCAATCCGGGCCCGGGTCTGTCCCGACCGCCCCATGGGAATCAGCCTGCGACTCAGCGGGCGCGCCGCCCGGGAACTGAGCCACCCGGACCAGATGCGCGCCTTTCGCAAATGGTTGGATCGGCACGGCGCCTACGTCTTCAGCATCCACAGTTTTCCGTGCGGTCACTTTCGCGATCGGCTGGCTCCGCCGCGGGTCTTTGTGCCCGACTGGACCTCGCCGGAGCGAACCGCGTTCACAAATCTGCTGTGCGATCTTTTGGTGCAGTTGTTGCCTCCGGACGTCGAGGGCACCATCAGCACCCTGCCCGGCGGTGTAAAAAGCGCCTTCTATGCACCCGAGGAACTGGCCCTGATCCGCACGCATCTGTGGCAGTGCATCGAGCACCTCGACCGAACCCGCGAACGCACCGGGCGCATGATCCGACTGGCGTTGGAACCCACGCCCCATTGTCTGCTGGAAACCAGCGGCGAAATCCTGGAGTTCTTCCACACCTTCCGCTGCGAACACATGAACGATTCGCGGCTCATTGAATTCCTCACCGTGGCCTACGACGCAGCCCATTTCGCCGTCGAATTCGAGGACCCGATCGCAGTGCTGGCCTGCTTTCGCGAGGCCCATATCAAACTGGGCAAAATCCAATTCGGCGTGGTCCCGCGGATTTGTCCCTGCCCCGAGATCTGCCAGTTTCTTGAGCCCCTGCAGGAAACCGAGTACCAACACCACGTGGTGGCCTGGATGCCCGACGGGCAACGAATCATTTTCCGGAACCTGGCAGAGGCCAAACGCGCCGCGCGCGAAAGCCTGCCGGCGGTGGAGTGCCGGCTCCATCTTCATGCACCGCTTCACACCCCGGATGGAGAATGGTTTCTCCTCACGCAGGATCATGTGGAAACATTGATGGACCAGGTGGCGACCGATCCCGGCCTGTGCCGGCACCTGGAGATCGAAATCCAAACCTGGGACATACTCCCGGCAGAGGAACGCACCGTCGCAGTCCCCGATCAGATCGCCGCTGATTACGAGTGGCTGCTGGCCAGGCTCCAACAACGCGGCCTGCGGCCGGCCCCGTGA
- a CDS encoding site-2 protease family protein yields the protein MDVNQLIDGLIFYIGLLVLLTFHEYGHAWMALRCGDDTAKLQGRCSLNPLVHMDPIGTVVLPLLMIFLPGAGQFLVGWARPVPVNPYNLRHPNRDQILVAMAGPAMNVVLAVGLLGLARICELVGFAGLIELLARMAWLSLLLCFFNLIPIPPLDGSYLMRQLTGMSHETYHRIAQYGFLIVILVLQVPVVRRLLTDVTHFSWVMIATVFGLGG from the coding sequence ATGGATGTGAATCAGCTGATTGATGGCCTGATTTTTTACATCGGCCTGTTGGTGCTCCTGACGTTCCACGAGTACGGGCACGCGTGGATGGCCCTGCGATGCGGAGACGACACGGCCAAGCTGCAGGGACGTTGCTCGTTGAACCCGCTGGTACACATGGATCCGATTGGCACGGTGGTGCTGCCGCTGTTGATGATTTTCCTGCCCGGTGCGGGACAGTTTCTTGTGGGCTGGGCCAGGCCCGTGCCGGTCAACCCGTATAATCTGAGGCACCCGAACCGTGATCAGATCCTGGTGGCCATGGCCGGACCGGCCATGAACGTGGTGTTGGCCGTGGGCCTGCTCGGGCTGGCGCGGATTTGCGAGCTGGTTGGTTTCGCAGGCCTGATCGAATTGCTTGCCCGGATGGCCTGGTTGAGCCTGCTGCTCTGTTTCTTCAATCTGATTCCGATTCCGCCATTGGACGGCTCGTACCTGATGCGGCAACTGACCGGGATGTCGCACGAAACTTATCACCGGATTGCCCAGTACGGCTTTCTCATCGTGATTCTTGTCCTGCAGGTCCCCGTGGTCCGGCGTCTGTTGACGGACGTGACTCACTTCTCCTGGGTAATGATCGCGACCGTGTTTGGTCTGGGGGGGTGA
- a CDS encoding dicarboxylate/amino acid:cation symporter, producing the protein MNRSATAGEQRGAPRDGDRARQILLGLVAGVLLGLAARALGRWEPGWWPVCEAVSRHVLEPLGQVFLRLLLLVVVPLVGVSVVSGALELGRGQRWGRLTTSTFGLFVMNMAVAVGLGLLVMNLWAPGRGLPGEAVRQLYEGGTIQSDRSWEARRPELTPGMLLEMLLPRNWLGAVVDFQILPLITFALLFGFAARSLPGETAERVRTMTNDLGRVLFRMVEVTMRLAPVAVAALISAAVLRVGPDLLAMLAGFVAAVMIAMLLHLGVLALWVRLLGGRSLTGFYRAVRLALITAFSTSSSAATLPTSLAVARDRLGVHPGTAGFVLPLGATLNMSGTALYEGCVVLLVAQVHGVTLSWMDQVTLLVLAVLGAVAVASVPGASLPVIMGLLAQFRLPPEGVMLVLGVDRILDMARTTLNVAADLVTVCIADRVVGPGRVAGETQTAGEG; encoded by the coding sequence ATGAACAGGTCCGCGACAGCCGGGGAGCAACGGGGGGCGCCTCGAGATGGCGATCGGGCGCGCCAGATCCTCCTGGGTCTGGTAGCGGGTGTGTTGCTCGGTTTGGCGGCCCGGGCGTTGGGGCGGTGGGAACCGGGCTGGTGGCCCGTTTGCGAAGCGGTGAGCCGGCATGTGTTGGAACCTCTGGGGCAGGTGTTTCTCCGGCTGCTTTTGCTGGTGGTGGTGCCTTTGGTTGGAGTATCGGTGGTGAGCGGCGCATTGGAGCTCGGCAGGGGGCAGCGCTGGGGTCGGTTGACCACCAGCACCTTCGGCTTGTTCGTGATGAACATGGCGGTGGCGGTGGGGTTGGGGCTGCTGGTCATGAATCTCTGGGCGCCCGGCCGGGGATTACCCGGAGAAGCCGTCCGGCAGTTGTACGAGGGCGGCACCATCCAGTCGGATCGCTCGTGGGAGGCGCGGCGGCCGGAGCTCACACCGGGCATGTTGCTGGAGATGCTGCTTCCGCGGAATTGGCTCGGGGCGGTGGTGGATTTTCAGATCCTCCCGCTGATCACGTTCGCCCTGTTGTTCGGCTTTGCGGCCCGGTCACTGCCCGGAGAGACCGCGGAACGGGTGCGCACGATGACGAACGACCTGGGCCGCGTGCTGTTCCGCATGGTGGAGGTCACCATGAGGCTGGCTCCGGTGGCGGTGGCCGCACTGATCAGTGCGGCGGTGCTCCGGGTGGGGCCGGATTTGCTGGCGATGTTGGCGGGCTTTGTGGCGGCGGTGATGATCGCCATGCTGTTGCACCTGGGGGTTCTGGCCCTTTGGGTGCGTCTGCTGGGGGGACGTTCCCTGACGGGGTTTTACCGGGCCGTACGGCTGGCCCTGATCACGGCGTTTTCCACAAGCTCCAGCGCCGCGACGTTACCCACGAGCCTGGCCGTGGCCCGGGACCGGCTGGGCGTTCATCCGGGTACGGCGGGGTTTGTCCTGCCCTTGGGGGCCACGCTGAACATGAGCGGCACGGCCTTGTACGAGGGGTGCGTGGTGCTGTTGGTAGCGCAAGTGCACGGGGTGACCTTGTCGTGGATGGACCAGGTGACGCTGTTGGTGTTGGCGGTGCTCGGGGCGGTGGCCGTGGCCAGTGTGCCGGGCGCTTCCCTGCCGGTGATCATGGGGTTGCTGGCGCAGTTCCGACTCCCGCCGGAGGGGGTGATGCTGGTTCTGGGTGTGGACCGAATCCTCGACATGGCACGGACCACCCTGAACGTGGCGGCCGATCTGGTCACGGTCTGCATTGCCGACCGCGTGGTGGGGCCGGGGCGGGTGGCCGGGGAGACTCAAACGGCCGGGGAAGGTTGA